In Paenibacillus hexagrammi, the following are encoded in one genomic region:
- a CDS encoding C40 family peptidase — protein sequence MWNKLRSTAIGSMIVILATTTACGSNQASPKSNNPNNPNGASVTQTPSAQMNADTSLGPRSLAQNNQGMTMLGASDASVPIKAIGNANYVSAIDLAKTVRFQTDWDEANADRFLIGDNDANYEITMNSTKAMKDGSEIHVSQPFVKEGGTPYIPIAALGDLFQEDMSYEVKDGNLLVHPSSEPTIEHEDDPSPKAAGAELDFGEDPNDPFKGGDVGVNPASVEDGTGQPVDLEVWAAEGDTQDVPVLKNIDINGLIRKGRQYLGVKYKFGAKPYSVSGRFDCSTFTQYVFGKYGVKLPRLARQQSNHGTLVSRKNLRKGDLMFYYVPGRFKSNKTVGHVGIYIGNMQMLHASPEPKNGVQISSINKAYWKETFLRARRVAY from the coding sequence ATGTGGAATAAGCTGAGGTCAACGGCAATTGGAAGTATGATCGTCATATTGGCAACAACGACTGCATGCGGGAGCAATCAAGCCTCACCGAAATCGAACAACCCGAACAACCCGAACGGAGCTTCCGTTACCCAAACCCCTTCGGCGCAAATGAATGCAGATACATCCCTAGGACCGCGGAGTTTAGCGCAAAATAATCAAGGTATGACCATGCTGGGAGCAAGCGATGCAAGCGTTCCGATTAAAGCTATTGGGAATGCAAACTATGTATCCGCAATCGATCTCGCCAAGACAGTTAGATTTCAGACGGACTGGGACGAAGCAAATGCAGACCGTTTTCTGATTGGTGACAATGATGCGAATTATGAAATTACCATGAATAGTACAAAAGCTATGAAAGACGGCAGCGAAATACATGTTAGTCAGCCCTTCGTGAAAGAGGGAGGCACACCTTATATCCCAATCGCAGCGCTTGGCGATTTGTTCCAAGAAGATATGTCCTATGAGGTGAAGGACGGCAACCTTCTAGTACATCCTTCTTCTGAACCGACTATTGAGCATGAAGATGATCCAAGTCCAAAAGCAGCCGGTGCAGAGTTAGACTTCGGGGAAGATCCGAATGATCCATTTAAAGGCGGAGATGTTGGTGTCAATCCTGCATCCGTGGAAGATGGAACAGGACAGCCTGTAGACCTGGAGGTCTGGGCCGCAGAAGGCGACACTCAAGACGTACCTGTACTAAAAAATATCGATATTAATGGGTTGATTCGCAAAGGACGCCAATATCTCGGAGTCAAATATAAATTCGGAGCTAAACCTTACTCCGTTTCCGGTAGATTTGATTGTTCAACCTTCACGCAGTATGTTTTCGGCAAGTATGGCGTTAAACTTCCGCGATTAGCTCGTCAGCAGTCCAATCATGGAACATTGGTTAGCCGAAAAAATTTAAGAAAAGGCGATCTTATGTTTTATTACGTGCCGGGTCGATTCAAAAGCAACAAGACCGTAGGTCATGTGGGCATCTATATCGGAAACATGCAAATGCTGCACGCATCTCCGGAACCTAAAAACGGCGTTCAAATATCAAGTATTAATAAAGCGTATTGGAAAGAAACCTTCTTACGTGCAAGACGTGTGGCATATTAA
- a CDS encoding glutathionylspermidine synthase family protein gives MIFEVIGTPHPDRERRVSQLSELGFKWADIDGEAYWVDQLVVMDAAVCEELHQAASMLWMVFDKAARFVIGRRDLYEALSIPEVLWDGLDGLEPGQPGCLSRYARFDFTVQHSGEIKLLELNADTPTGYVEAAVVTPWMCEQYDVDTSNIHMKDLIRAAWEVEQPDFAACIGYGTHVEDSGTIEALVAHSGRKMTCVDCLDLWIDEGVVHAGEDHTIKRMFALYPKEWMGVDDGGEALAYSLEEGYLHLVNSLHAVILQSKGLQAVIWGLHELRADLFSEEEHNAIRAYMLPTYTMPVWEGEYVSKSMFGREGGSVELYDAGGQIEHKDEDGFDTSVFFQRVYQQRADLPVVKLAEGERHLLTGLFMLNGTPCGLLGRAGGIITGNTSHFVAIGVGRA, from the coding sequence ATGATCTTTGAAGTAATAGGAACTCCGCATCCCGATCGTGAGCGTCGAGTCAGCCAGCTGTCGGAGCTTGGTTTTAAGTGGGCTGATATCGATGGAGAAGCTTACTGGGTCGATCAGCTCGTTGTAATGGACGCAGCCGTGTGTGAGGAGCTGCATCAAGCAGCTAGTATGCTTTGGATGGTATTTGACAAGGCAGCAAGGTTCGTAATCGGTCGTAGAGACCTTTATGAGGCGTTATCGATTCCCGAAGTGCTCTGGGATGGACTCGACGGGTTGGAGCCTGGACAGCCGGGTTGCTTGAGCCGTTATGCCCGATTTGACTTTACTGTTCAGCACAGTGGAGAGATTAAGCTATTGGAACTAAATGCGGATACGCCCACTGGCTATGTGGAAGCAGCGGTAGTTACTCCGTGGATGTGTGAGCAATATGACGTGGATACATCGAATATCCATATGAAAGATTTGATAAGAGCAGCTTGGGAAGTGGAGCAGCCTGATTTCGCCGCGTGTATCGGATATGGCACACATGTAGAGGATTCCGGAACTATCGAGGCTTTAGTGGCACACAGCGGCAGGAAGATGACATGCGTAGATTGCCTTGATTTGTGGATTGATGAGGGTGTTGTTCATGCCGGTGAGGACCATACCATTAAGCGGATGTTTGCCTTATATCCGAAGGAATGGATGGGAGTAGATGATGGAGGCGAAGCGTTAGCTTACTCCTTGGAAGAAGGTTATCTTCATCTTGTGAATTCCTTGCATGCGGTGATTTTACAATCCAAAGGCTTACAGGCTGTGATATGGGGGCTGCACGAGCTCAGAGCCGATCTATTCTCAGAAGAGGAACATAACGCAATTAGGGCCTATATGCTGCCTACTTATACGATGCCAGTATGGGAAGGTGAATATGTATCCAAGTCGATGTTCGGCCGGGAAGGCGGTTCTGTGGAATTATACGATGCGGGCGGTCAGATTGAGCACAAAGACGAGGATGGCTTTGACACGAGCGTATTTTTTCAAAGAGTATATCAGCAAAGAGCGGATCTGCCTGTAGTGAAATTGGCTGAGGGAGAACGACATCTGCTTACCGGGTTGTTTATGTTAAACGGAACGCCGTGCGGGTTATTAGGCCGTGCTGGCGGCATAATTACAGGAAATACAAGTCATTTTGTAGCGATAGGAGTGGGGAGGGCTTGA
- a CDS encoding DUF350 domain-containing protein translates to MIIGNLLISLLVIVVLQFAGMFIFSMMTPYRDMEEIKNGNVAVGITMGGKFIATAIVLAIAAYTNSSIWHMSLWFAVGYVCLIAAYWVFDWLTPGFRLSEQLQKGNVAVGTLLASVYVGMALTVGSLIV, encoded by the coding sequence TTGATTATTGGAAACTTGTTAATCAGCTTATTGGTGATTGTCGTGCTGCAGTTCGCGGGAATGTTCATATTCAGCATGATGACGCCCTACCGCGATATGGAGGAGATCAAGAACGGCAATGTAGCTGTCGGCATCACAATGGGTGGCAAATTTATAGCTACAGCGATCGTACTTGCGATCGCAGCCTATACCAATTCCTCGATATGGCACATGAGTTTATGGTTCGCGGTAGGTTACGTATGCTTAATTGCCGCGTACTGGGTATTCGACTGGCTGACGCCGGGCTTTCGTTTGTCTGAGCAGCTCCAGAAGGGAAATGTGGCTGTTGGAACGCTGCTGGCTTCGGTATATGTCGGAATGGCCTTAACCGTGGGAAGCTTGATTGTGTAG
- a CDS encoding HD-GYP domain-containing protein, with product MRIHVLQLFVGDKLISDTYNSSGLHLLSAGTVLDSSDILMLNRHHVEYVSIEPRQDEAIPQNVNADIKASPAQSLAFESAIQGIKSLFSNAGAGDTIVNEVIEKAFNPLIDSFQGEKDVVSLLLSLNSKDDYTYQHSVQVGMLSYYIAKWMGKSELEALHLGKSGYLHDIGKSRIDQNILQKPGKLTSKEYDEIKKHTIYGYEILRSSLQDTAMALAALQHHERMDGSGYPLRKKDKEIHPFAQIVAVADVYSAMICHRVYQQKRDLLIVLKELNRMSFGELDPQITQVFIRQMIPNFIGKKVSLSDGRTGTIVMTNPSDFFKPLIRINQEFFDLSQIGHVEITNIAM from the coding sequence ATGCGCATACACGTGTTGCAGCTTTTTGTTGGCGACAAATTAATCAGTGATACCTACAATTCGTCAGGACTGCACCTTCTTTCGGCGGGGACTGTTCTTGATTCAAGTGATATCCTCATGCTAAATCGGCATCATGTTGAGTATGTCAGCATCGAACCGAGGCAGGATGAGGCTATACCGCAAAATGTAAACGCTGACATTAAAGCCAGTCCAGCTCAATCCCTTGCTTTCGAAAGTGCAATTCAAGGGATTAAGAGCTTATTTAGCAATGCAGGAGCCGGGGATACGATCGTAAATGAAGTGATTGAAAAAGCTTTTAACCCGCTTATTGATTCATTTCAAGGGGAAAAGGACGTCGTATCTCTGCTTCTCTCTTTAAATAGTAAGGACGATTACACCTATCAGCACAGCGTGCAGGTTGGTATGCTTTCTTATTACATCGCTAAATGGATGGGGAAATCTGAGCTTGAAGCTCTTCATCTAGGCAAATCAGGTTATCTCCATGATATCGGCAAAAGCAGAATTGATCAGAACATTCTTCAAAAACCAGGCAAGCTTACTTCCAAGGAATACGATGAAATAAAAAAGCATACCATCTACGGCTACGAAATCTTACGCAGCTCTTTGCAAGATACTGCCATGGCTTTAGCGGCCTTGCAGCACCATGAACGTATGGACGGCAGCGGCTACCCGCTGCGCAAAAAGGACAAAGAGATTCATCCCTTTGCCCAAATTGTTGCCGTTGCCGATGTATACAGCGCTATGATATGTCATAGAGTTTACCAGCAAAAGCGGGACCTGCTGATCGTCTTGAAAGAACTTAACCGGATGAGCTTTGGCGAGCTGGACCCCCAGATCACACAAGTGTTCATCCGGCAGATGATACCGAACTTTATAGGAAAAAAAGTATCACTCAGCGACGGAAGAACCGGTACGATCGTCATGACGAATCCTTCGGATTTTTTCAAGCCGCTTATCCGCATCAATCAGGAATTTTTCGATTTATCGCAAATTGGTCATGTAGAAATTACAAATATCGCCATGTAG
- a CDS encoding ThiF family adenylyltransferase: MEQLHTGLVPETSDQPNVDPRYSRQILFAPIGAAGQAKLTKSKVAVVGMGALGTVLANHMVRAGVGFVRIIDRDFVEVSNLQRQMLYDEDDASSMMPKAIAAAKRLRSVNSLVEIDPHVTDLNALNADELLQDVDLILDGSDNFAVRFLINDVSSKHSIPWIYGGAVASRGVALAILPGQSPCLRCLFAQAPKAGTADTCDTAGVIGGIIHVVASFQATEAIKYLIGDLERMNKGMQQWDLWYNQHSSIQVANARKSNCPACGLHQYEYLDAEQDSDVIQSMCGRNSVQILPVTPTALSLEQWEDRFKPLGHTERNRFLLKFQPNSEVTMVLFPDGRVLVQGTDDLTAAKSLYSRFIGM; encoded by the coding sequence ATGGAACAATTACATACGGGGCTTGTACCTGAAACAAGCGATCAACCAAACGTGGATCCACGCTATTCCAGGCAGATTCTATTTGCTCCGATTGGTGCAGCAGGTCAAGCAAAATTAACGAAAAGCAAAGTAGCTGTCGTAGGTATGGGCGCGCTGGGAACGGTCCTCGCCAATCATATGGTTCGAGCAGGTGTCGGCTTCGTTCGCATCATAGACAGAGACTTCGTCGAGGTGAGCAATCTGCAAAGGCAAATGCTGTACGATGAAGACGATGCCTCCTCTATGATGCCAAAAGCGATTGCTGCAGCTAAAAGGTTAAGAAGCGTCAACTCTTTAGTCGAGATTGATCCCCACGTCACTGATTTGAATGCACTTAATGCGGATGAGCTGCTTCAGGATGTCGATCTCATTCTTGATGGTTCGGACAACTTTGCCGTCCGTTTTCTGATTAACGATGTCAGCAGCAAGCACAGCATACCTTGGATCTATGGAGGCGCCGTTGCGTCAAGAGGCGTTGCCCTCGCCATACTTCCAGGACAATCTCCATGCCTGCGCTGCTTATTTGCGCAAGCGCCAAAAGCGGGCACAGCCGATACGTGCGATACGGCCGGCGTCATCGGCGGAATTATTCACGTTGTCGCCTCGTTCCAAGCCACGGAAGCGATTAAATACTTGATCGGCGACCTGGAGCGTATGAACAAGGGCATGCAACAGTGGGACCTTTGGTATAACCAGCACTCCTCTATTCAAGTTGCAAACGCGCGAAAATCGAACTGCCCAGCCTGCGGACTGCATCAATATGAATATCTGGATGCCGAGCAGGACAGTGATGTGATTCAATCCATGTGCGGGAGAAATTCGGTTCAAATCCTTCCAGTCACTCCAACAGCTCTATCCTTAGAGCAATGGGAAGATCGCTTTAAGCCCCTAGGCCATACCGAAAGAAACCGTTTTTTACTCAAATTTCAGCCCAATTCCGAAGTTACTATGGTACTCTTTCCTGACGGCAGAGTCCTCGTACAAGGTACGGATGACCTTACTGCAGCCAAATCGCTCTACAGCCGATTCATAGGTATGTAA
- a CDS encoding molybdenum cofactor biosynthesis protein MoaE, which produces MKLSIQLFAGLVDLLESSVLTIQVEQTSVTAGQLKQIIAELHPAASDQIFTCFVAKNQAYAGDHETVGEEDEIALIPPVSGGQPSRCSITYDKIDTERVASLVNHPNHGASLVFIGTTREMTHGQRTVLLEYEAYVPMALKTMETIGEEIDRKWPGTLCAITHRLGKVEIAEASVVIAVSSPHRADCYEASRYAIERLKQIVPIWKKEIWEDGSEWKGSQTGPWNPLESQG; this is translated from the coding sequence ATGAAATTATCGATCCAGCTCTTTGCAGGTCTTGTCGACCTGCTAGAGTCTTCTGTACTTACTATTCAAGTCGAACAAACTTCCGTTACGGCCGGCCAACTCAAACAAATCATCGCTGAGCTGCATCCCGCCGCTTCCGATCAGATATTCACCTGCTTTGTCGCCAAAAACCAGGCCTACGCCGGTGACCATGAAACTGTTGGCGAGGAGGATGAGATCGCCTTGATTCCGCCCGTATCCGGAGGGCAGCCTAGCAGATGCAGCATCACCTATGACAAAATTGACACCGAGCGCGTTGCGTCTCTAGTCAATCATCCTAATCACGGCGCTTCCCTTGTATTTATCGGAACCACCCGCGAAATGACTCACGGTCAAAGAACCGTACTCCTTGAATATGAGGCTTATGTGCCTATGGCGCTGAAGACAATGGAAACGATAGGGGAAGAGATCGATCGGAAATGGCCGGGGACTCTGTGCGCCATCACCCATCGGCTTGGTAAAGTTGAGATCGCCGAAGCAAGTGTGGTTATTGCGGTCTCCTCTCCTCATAGAGCCGACTGTTACGAAGCAAGCCGCTATGCAATCGAACGTCTCAAACAAATCGTCCCAATTTGGAAAAAAGAAATCTGGGAAGACGGGTCCGAGTGGAAAGGCAGTCAAACCGGCCCATGGAACCCGTTAGAATCGCAAGGATAA
- a CDS encoding molybdopterin-dependent oxidoreductase: MNKQAHIQVMDQHRGSSEIVTVHQMAETAPWKLSLAERVPEVKGEGFDLKSWYRHWRDSRSTVETQEEPTHLKVEAVDEFQALIPWAELDQALILYAQNGEPLQKGFPIRLYVPNGSSECLNVKSVIKISFLYDQNLGNEATYGYKNAVTVEEMKFKK; this comes from the coding sequence ATGAACAAACAAGCACACATACAAGTTATGGACCAACATAGAGGAAGCAGTGAAATAGTTACGGTACATCAAATGGCAGAAACAGCTCCGTGGAAGCTTTCATTGGCAGAACGTGTGCCGGAGGTGAAAGGAGAAGGCTTTGATTTGAAATCCTGGTACCGACATTGGCGAGACAGCCGTAGTACCGTAGAAACCCAGGAGGAGCCTACTCATCTTAAAGTTGAGGCCGTTGATGAATTTCAGGCGCTCATCCCCTGGGCGGAGCTGGATCAGGCGCTCATCCTATATGCGCAGAATGGCGAGCCGCTGCAAAAGGGATTTCCGATTCGGTTGTACGTTCCAAATGGGAGCAGTGAATGCTTGAATGTGAAAAGCGTAATCAAGATCAGCTTTCTCTATGATCAAAATTTGGGAAATGAAGCTACATATGGTTATAAAAATGCGGTTACCGTAGAAGAAATGAAATTTAAGAAATGA
- a CDS encoding 5'-nucleotidase, with protein MARLRQPLRLDWYGESPLGNLLAEGLRRWTSAEIGLVNSGQLLQGLKEGCITRGRLLEICPGPINPCRLRLSGAKLLQALEESLLGEFMEKPIRGFGFRGEVLGALCVDGMQIEVDSSRAPYHRILTATVAGEPLQVDREYLVGTIDMFTFGSGYLTLGQGTHIEYMLPEFLRDVLASQLQDEDAVASCMESRYSDRSRISRREE; from the coding sequence GTGGCGCGGCTGCGTCAGCCGCTGCGCCTGGATTGGTATGGCGAATCCCCGCTGGGCAACCTGCTTGCGGAGGGGCTTCGCCGATGGACCAGCGCCGAGATCGGGCTGGTCAACAGCGGGCAGCTCCTTCAAGGCTTGAAGGAGGGCTGCATTACCCGCGGGCGATTGCTCGAAATCTGCCCGGGGCCGATTAACCCCTGCCGCCTGCGGCTCAGCGGGGCTAAACTGCTGCAAGCGCTCGAAGAGTCGCTGCTTGGCGAGTTCATGGAGAAGCCGATCCGGGGCTTCGGCTTCCGCGGGGAAGTGCTGGGCGCGCTTTGCGTGGACGGGATGCAGATTGAAGTAGACAGCTCCCGCGCGCCTTACCACCGGATACTCACCGCTACGGTAGCCGGTGAGCCGCTTCAGGTCGACCGCGAATATCTGGTCGGCACCATTGACATGTTTACCTTCGGCTCGGGTTACTTGACACTTGGTCAAGGCACCCACATTGAATACATGCTTCCCGAATTTCTTCGGGACGTGCTTGCTTCCCAGCTGCAGGACGAGGACGCCGTCGCAAGCTGCATGGAGTCCCGGTACTCCGATCGGAGTCGGATAAGCAGAAGAGAAGAATAG
- a CDS encoding undecaprenyl-diphosphate phosphatase, whose amino-acid sequence MYHIWQAIIIGIIEGLTEFLPVSSTGHMILAQNLMNINDKDPIIQTFNFFIQLGAIMAVVLIYWKRILSLFGLIRRKSDSKTGRKLNLLHILIGILPAGIIGVLFNDFVDEKLFSAATVLIGLVLGGILLIVAEKQKERPTTEVMDDLTYKQAFLIGIWQLLSIWPGFSRSGSTIAGGMLAGVSRAAAADFTFIMAIPVMFGASGVYMLKNYDALSMNDLGFFLVGFFVSFIVALLAVVSFIKFVQRMKLTYFAYYRFIVAAIFLLYLLF is encoded by the coding sequence ATGTACCACATTTGGCAGGCCATTATTATTGGTATTATTGAGGGACTTACAGAGTTTTTACCGGTATCCTCGACCGGACATATGATCCTAGCGCAAAATCTGATGAACATCAACGACAAGGATCCGATTATTCAGACGTTCAATTTCTTTATCCAGCTTGGCGCAATCATGGCCGTCGTGCTTATCTATTGGAAGCGGATTTTATCCTTGTTCGGACTCATCCGCAGAAAGAGTGACAGCAAGACAGGAAGAAAGCTGAACCTGCTTCATATCTTGATCGGTATCCTGCCGGCCGGGATTATCGGCGTGCTGTTCAATGACTTTGTCGATGAGAAGCTGTTCTCAGCTGCGACTGTATTGATCGGACTGGTTCTGGGGGGCATCCTGCTGATTGTTGCCGAAAAGCAGAAGGAACGTCCTACAACGGAAGTAATGGATGACCTGACCTACAAACAGGCATTCCTCATTGGTATCTGGCAGCTGCTTTCCATCTGGCCTGGCTTCTCAAGATCCGGCTCGACAATAGCGGGCGGCATGCTGGCAGGTGTCAGCAGAGCGGCTGCAGCCGATTTCACGTTCATTATGGCCATTCCAGTTATGTTCGGAGCTTCCGGCGTGTACATGTTGAAAAACTACGACGCTCTATCCATGAACGATCTCGGTTTTTTCCTTGTCGGCTTCTTTGTTTCCTTTATCGTAGCTTTGCTTGCGGTCGTCTCCTTTATCAAATTCGTTCAAAGGATGAAGCTGACCTATTTTGCTTACTATCGCTTTATCGTCGCTGCTATCTTTCTCTTGTATTTACTATTCTAA
- a CDS encoding HD-GYP domain-containing protein, producing MRLMPIHMCQPGMRLAKNIYNEEGMVLLATDVELTSRLIERLFSYGIDYVYIADPRTEDIVLPDYIQQETRTRAIKEIRNTFRTMMEDTNKRSAVSYYDLGRKFRDLMTMIIDDVSGHQDAMVMLNTMNVTDNYLFQHSLNVSIYATMLGISYGYDRENLVALGLGALLHDIGKTKISVDILKKPSQLTHDEFTEMKHHTTYGFQILKQEPNIPLVTAHCAFQHHERLDGSGYPRGLKGNEIHEFARWIGLVDSYDAMTTTRVYRSPLLPHQAMEQLFAGSGTMYDQSKIALFRDKIAIYPLGIPVKLSTGESGIVSKLNITIPHRPIVRIMQDASGKDLKEPDEIDLSTRLNVLISEVGDARIGDVVADEGIPMIF from the coding sequence ATGCGTTTGATGCCGATCCATATGTGTCAACCGGGTATGCGGCTTGCCAAGAACATATATAATGAAGAGGGAATGGTGCTGCTTGCGACAGATGTAGAGCTGACAAGCAGACTTATTGAAAGACTCTTCTCTTACGGCATTGACTATGTATACATTGCTGATCCGCGAACGGAGGATATCGTTCTGCCGGATTACATTCAACAAGAAACAAGAACTAGAGCGATTAAAGAAATTCGAAATACATTCCGTACGATGATGGAAGACACCAATAAACGAAGTGCAGTGAGTTACTATGATCTAGGCAGAAAATTCAGAGATTTGATGACGATGATTATCGACGATGTCAGCGGACATCAAGACGCCATGGTCATGCTCAACACCATGAATGTGACGGACAACTATTTGTTTCAGCATTCGTTAAACGTCAGTATCTATGCGACCATGCTCGGGATCAGCTACGGGTACGACAGGGAGAATCTTGTAGCCCTTGGACTTGGCGCGCTTCTCCACGACATCGGTAAAACGAAGATTTCTGTCGATATTCTGAAAAAGCCATCTCAACTGACACATGATGAGTTTACCGAAATGAAGCATCACACGACATATGGCTTCCAAATTTTGAAGCAAGAGCCGAACATACCGCTTGTGACGGCCCATTGTGCATTCCAGCACCATGAACGATTGGATGGAAGCGGGTATCCAAGGGGACTTAAAGGCAATGAAATTCACGAATTCGCCCGTTGGATTGGGCTTGTAGATTCCTATGATGCAATGACAACGACACGGGTATACCGAAGTCCGCTTCTGCCACATCAAGCGATGGAGCAACTATTTGCAGGCTCGGGGACGATGTATGATCAGAGCAAGATCGCTTTGTTCCGTGATAAGATTGCGATTTATCCTCTCGGAATACCGGTAAAACTCAGTACAGGGGAATCCGGTATTGTTTCCAAGCTGAACATTACGATTCCGCATCGACCGATCGTTCGGATCATGCAGGATGCTTCCGGCAAGGACTTGAAGGAACCGGATGAAATCGACCTGTCTACGAGATTAAATGTGCTGATTTCGGAAGTCGGGGATGCCCGGATTGGTGACGTTGTTGCCGACGAAGGCATACCGATGATATTTTGA